One window of the Lodderomyces elongisporus chromosome 6, complete sequence genome contains the following:
- the OTU2 gene encoding OTU protein (MEROPS:MER0400048; BUSCO:EOG09264IPL): MEREELLQQHKKENKDLIATITGLKKQATKKTRKNVLSKCQELEDNLKRKHAEELAALDNGGEDINKQVEQEITPEQLLEQLTLEKEASQSSSSQLQSQLPSQSQSQPQSSSSLISSVSSNDQQDSNKQSQLTGQQNSSATPSGSQPRRRNRQKERLEKRKAEIERMKTEAQQEASNMTDYRQIEIDSMNQLLDLHGLELYEIKPDGHCLFAAIQDQLYQRHDHFQKTIQELRDLAADYILAHRDDFIPYLFDEKTCEIRDVDEYCHELRTTAMWGSDLEILALAKIFNCCISIHMAGASTIKINENKESNSDSDQEHEHDQAPELMLGYYKHSYGLGEHYNSLRDKK, translated from the coding sequence atggaaagaGAGGAGTTGCTTCAACAACATAAGAAGGAAAACAAGGACTTGATCGCCACTATAACTGGTTTGAAGAAACAAGCCACGAAAAAAACGAGAAAGAATGTCTTGTCGAAATGTCAGGAACTTGAAGACAATCTTAAACGAAAACATGCTGAGGAATTAGCAGCATTGGACAACGGAGGCGAAGATATCAATAAGCAAGTTGAACAAGAAATAACACCTGAACAATTACTTGAACAATTGACTTTGGAAAAAGAGGCATCACAGCTGTCGCTGTCTCAGTTGCAGTCGCAGTTGCCGTCGCAGCTGCAGTCGCAGCCGCAGTCCCTGCTGTCCCTAATACTGTCAGTCTCGAGTAATGATCAGCAAGACTCTAACAAACAATCCCAGCTAACAGGTCAACAAAACTCTTCTGCTACTCCTTCTGGATCACAACCAAGAAGGCGAAACAGACAAAAGGAACGATTGGAAAAACGCAAAGCTGAAATCGAGCGTATGAAAACCGAAGCTCAACAGGAGGCAAGCAATATGACTGATTACAGACAAATTGAGATTGATTCGATGAACCAGCTACTCGACCTTCATGGCCTTGAACTATATGAGATAAAACCTGATGGGCATTGTCTCTTTGCAGCAATCCAAGATCAATTATACCAACGACACGACCactttcaaaaaacaattcaagAGTTGCGTGACTTGGCTGCTGATTATATACTAGCTCATAGAGACGATTTCATACCATATTTGTTTGATGAAAAGACCTGTGAGATTAGAGATGTGGATGAATATTGCCACGAGTTGAGGACAACCGCTATGTGGGGATCTGATTTGGAGATTTTGGCATTGGCGAAAATATTCAACTGCTGTATAAGCATACACATGGCTGGTGCATCAACAATCAAGATCAACGAGAACAAGGAACTGAATCTGGATCTGGATCAAGAACATGAACATGACCAAGCACCAGAACTCATGTTGGGATACTATAAGCACTCTTATGGATTAGGAGAGCACTATAATTCATTGCGAGATAAAAAGTAG